Proteins encoded together in one Flavobacteriales bacterium window:
- the paaC gene encoding phenylacetate-CoA oxygenase subunit PaaC encodes MSPALYTYTIRLADDLLILSQRLSEWCGHGPILEEDIALTNRALDHLGEARNLLTYAGQVEGKGRTEDDLAYLRMERQYTNVKLVEQPNGDYAHTMVRSFLFDAYHLPLMQALLKSNDAQLAAIAGKAVKEATYHLRASSEWIIRFGDGTEESHQRAQTALDNLWTYTGELFETDGVIDEMVKAGIAPDISAVNAAWSKTVDQVLSEATLKRPADAFMMTGGRKGLHSEHMGFILAEMQHVTRAYPGVSW; translated from the coding sequence ATGAGCCCAGCACTCTACACCTACACCATCCGCCTCGCGGACGACCTCCTCATCCTGAGCCAACGCCTCAGCGAATGGTGCGGCCACGGGCCCATCCTGGAGGAGGACATCGCCCTGACCAACCGCGCGCTGGACCACCTCGGCGAAGCGCGGAACCTCTTGACCTATGCTGGTCAAGTGGAAGGCAAGGGACGGACGGAGGACGACCTCGCCTACCTGCGCATGGAGCGCCAGTACACCAACGTGAAGCTGGTGGAACAGCCCAACGGCGATTACGCCCACACCATGGTGCGCAGCTTCCTCTTCGATGCCTACCACCTGCCGCTGATGCAGGCCCTGCTGAAGAGCAACGACGCCCAGCTCGCGGCCATCGCGGGAAAGGCCGTGAAGGAGGCCACCTACCACCTGCGGGCCAGCAGCGAATGGATCATCCGCTTCGGCGATGGCACCGAAGAGAGCCACCAGCGAGCCCAGACCGCCTTGGATAACCTGTGGACCTACACCGGTGAGCTGTTCGAGACCGATGGCGTGATTGATGAAATGGTGAAGGCGGGCATCGCGCCCGACATTTCCGCAGTGAACGCAGCGTGGAGCAAGACCGTGGACCAGGTGCTGTCCGAAGCCACGCTGAAGCGCCCCGCCGACGCCTTCATGATGACCGGCGGTCGCAAGGGCCTGCACAGCGAGCACATGGGCTTCATCCTGGCAGAGATGCAGCATGTGACGCGGGCGTATCCTGGTGTTAGCTGGTAA
- the paaB gene encoding 1,2-phenylacetyl-CoA epoxidase subunit B, translating to MSTNPNNWPLWEIFIQSKRGLDHKHVGSLHAADADMAIENARDVYTRRNEGNSIWVVKSEHIHASRPEDAESFYDPADDKVYRHPTFYTMPEGAKYI from the coding sequence ATGAGCACCAACCCGAACAACTGGCCCCTCTGGGAGATCTTCATCCAGAGCAAGCGCGGCCTCGATCATAAGCACGTGGGCAGCTTGCACGCCGCTGATGCCGACATGGCCATCGAGAACGCCCGCGATGTCTACACCCGACGCAACGAAGGGAACAGCATCTGGGTGGTGAAGAGCGAGCACATCCACGCCAGCCGGCCGGAAGATGCCGAGAGCTTCTACGACCCCGCGGATGACAAGGTGTACCGCCACCCCACCTTCTACACGATGCCCGAGGGCGCTAAATACATTTAG
- the paaA gene encoding 1,2-phenylacetyl-CoA epoxidase subunit A, with translation MTEVKNLEDLFQAKIDAEQKIEPKDWMPDAYRKNLIRQISQHAHSEVVGMLPEGNWITRAPSLKRKAILLAKVQDEAGHGLYLYSAVETMGTSREQTIDDLLSGKAKYSSIFNYPTLTWADIGAIGWLVDGAAIMNQVMLCRTSYGPYARAMVRICKEESFHQRQGYEIMAVLAKGSPEQKEMAQDALNRWWWPSLMMFGPTDANSPHSAQSMKWKIKRQSNDELRQTFIDRTVQQAEVIGLTIPDPDLKWNEETKHYDWGTIDWTEFNNVVAGNGPCNKERLAARNKAHSEGAWVREAAVAYAAKKAKRKAA, from the coding sequence ATGACCGAAGTGAAGAACCTCGAGGATCTCTTCCAAGCCAAGATCGACGCCGAGCAGAAGATCGAGCCGAAGGACTGGATGCCTGATGCGTACCGCAAGAACCTCATCCGGCAGATCAGCCAGCATGCGCACAGCGAAGTGGTGGGCATGCTGCCCGAGGGCAACTGGATCACTCGCGCACCCAGCCTGAAGCGCAAGGCCATCCTGCTCGCCAAGGTGCAGGACGAAGCCGGGCACGGACTCTATCTGTACAGTGCCGTTGAGACCATGGGCACCAGCCGTGAGCAAACCATCGACGACCTGCTTAGCGGGAAAGCGAAATACAGCAGCATCTTCAACTACCCCACCCTGACTTGGGCCGATATCGGCGCCATCGGCTGGCTGGTGGACGGGGCCGCCATCATGAACCAAGTGATGCTCTGCCGAACCAGCTACGGCCCTTACGCCCGCGCCATGGTGCGCATCTGCAAGGAAGAGAGCTTCCACCAGCGCCAAGGCTATGAGATCATGGCCGTGCTGGCGAAGGGCTCTCCCGAGCAGAAGGAAATGGCCCAGGATGCCCTGAACCGTTGGTGGTGGCCCAGCCTGATGATGTTCGGACCCACCGACGCCAACAGCCCGCATAGCGCGCAGAGCATGAAGTGGAAGATCAAGCGCCAGAGCAACGACGAGCTGCGCCAGACCTTCATCGACCGCACCGTGCAGCAAGCGGAAGTGATCGGCCTCACCATTCCTGACCCGGACCTGAAGTGGAACGAGGAGACCAAGCACTACGACTGGGGCACGATCGACTGGACCGAGTTCAACAACGTGGTGGCCGGCAATGGCCCTTGCAACAAGGAACGCCTCGCCGCCCGCAACAAGGCCCACAGCGAAGGAGCATGGGTGCGTGAAGCGGCCGTGGCCTACGCCGCCAAGAAAGCGAAACGCAAAGCCGCCTGA
- the paaK gene encoding phenylacetate-CoA oxygenase/reductase subunit PaaK, producing MSSTRMAHFQSLPVAEVHQETPDCIVVGFDVPPSLRSEFAFQHGQYVTLKLTVNGEELRRSYSICSSPLDGERFRIAVKKVPNGRASTQLVDKLKPGMSIEVMSPMGNFTTALDPAKERQIVAFAAGSGITPILSILKTVLRTEPRSRFTLFYGNTDADRIIFRQRLEELKAQHGDRLGVFHILSKGVDEEKLFNGRITTEKAAELVKRFVTDSDTNEYFICGPEQMMVNVSEALEKLGVDRKRIHVELFGTPVSTEAKKEATHATSTAFSGVADVKVIMDGREHELKVKANGDAVLDVALDSGLDVPYACKGAVCCTCKARVIEGQVEMEMNYALTDEEVADGYVLTCQTHPRSQRVVIDYDQH from the coding sequence ATGAGCAGCACCCGTATGGCTCACTTCCAGTCCCTTCCCGTCGCCGAAGTGCATCAGGAGACCCCTGACTGCATCGTGGTGGGCTTCGATGTCCCGCCTTCGTTGCGCAGTGAATTCGCTTTCCAGCACGGCCAATACGTTACGTTGAAGCTCACGGTGAACGGCGAGGAGCTGCGCCGCTCCTACAGCATCTGCAGCAGCCCATTGGATGGCGAGCGCTTTCGCATCGCGGTGAAGAAAGTGCCGAATGGCCGTGCCAGCACCCAGCTTGTTGATAAGCTGAAGCCGGGCATGAGCATCGAGGTGATGTCTCCCATGGGCAATTTCACCACCGCCTTGGACCCCGCCAAGGAGCGCCAGATCGTGGCGTTCGCGGCAGGCAGCGGCATCACGCCGATCCTGAGCATCCTGAAGACGGTTCTTCGCACCGAGCCAAGGAGCCGGTTCACCCTGTTCTATGGGAACACCGATGCGGACCGGATCATCTTCCGCCAGCGCTTGGAGGAACTGAAGGCGCAGCATGGAGACCGGCTCGGCGTATTCCACATCCTGAGCAAGGGCGTTGATGAGGAGAAGCTCTTCAACGGGCGGATCACCACGGAGAAGGCGGCGGAATTGGTGAAGCGCTTCGTGACGGACAGCGATACCAATGAGTATTTCATCTGTGGCCCGGAGCAGATGATGGTGAACGTGAGCGAGGCGCTTGAGAAGCTCGGGGTCGATAGGAAGCGGATCCACGTCGAGCTTTTCGGCACGCCGGTAAGCACGGAGGCGAAGAAGGAGGCAACGCATGCCACGTCGACCGCCTTCAGCGGTGTGGCCGATGTGAAGGTGATCATGGACGGCCGCGAGCATGAGCTGAAGGTGAAGGCCAACGGCGATGCCGTGCTCGATGTGGCGCTGGATAGCGGCCTCGATGTGCCGTACGCCTGCAAGGGAGCGGTGTGCTGCACATGCAAGGCGCGGGTAATCGAAGGGCAGGTGGAGATGGAGATGAACTACGCGCTTACCGATGAAGAGGTGGCCGATGGCTACGTGCTCACCTGCCAGACCCATCCGCGCTCGCAGCGGGTAGTGATCGATTACGATCAGCACTGA
- a CDS encoding response regulator → MATERLRVLFVDDEERNLKAFRASFRREMDVLIAPSGQDALELLARENVHVIVSDQRMPGMSGSEFLAIARERHPHVMRMLLTGYSDLDAVVRAVNEGGIYAYATKPWDENDLRLRIHQAFEIQQLRAEKERLLDRYSQVFEATADPIVIVDQRGQVLDANAACAALIGVDRDDLRQRRFTEFLDDAKALIRSLKQHRSGRDFVNVDLTIRNALGAVIDCLMTATSLGPQGEHRNVFQAVIKDITDRKQEQKRLEKLNADLDRRVTARTSQLLEALEDLGSFSYSVAHDLRSPLKNIAAMSEMLRATALKNPALDDCVPYADRIERGAKRMIQLVDDLLRFSQTNTRALERKELDLRQLVREAVTDTVPDERMGQVSVNVEPGATALADAPMLKVALHNLLSNALKFTRNKELPSIAIDHSQEAEHDHIVVRDNGVGFDSRHKEQAFSAFKRLHKADQFEGTGVGLAIVQRIVGKHGGEVWAESTIGQGTSIHIKLPRSMSQQPGLPFVKVA, encoded by the coding sequence ATGGCAACCGAACGCCTGCGCGTGCTCTTCGTTGATGACGAGGAGCGTAACCTGAAAGCCTTCCGCGCAAGCTTCCGGCGCGAGATGGACGTCTTGATAGCCCCTTCCGGGCAGGACGCGCTGGAACTGCTGGCGCGGGAGAACGTGCATGTGATCGTATCGGATCAGCGCATGCCAGGCATGAGCGGCAGTGAATTCCTCGCCATCGCCCGTGAGCGGCATCCGCATGTCATGCGCATGCTGCTGACCGGGTACAGCGACCTGGACGCCGTGGTGCGCGCCGTGAACGAGGGCGGCATCTACGCGTATGCCACCAAGCCATGGGATGAGAACGACCTGCGCCTGCGCATCCATCAGGCCTTCGAGATCCAGCAGTTGCGGGCAGAGAAGGAAAGGCTGCTCGACCGGTACAGCCAGGTCTTCGAGGCCACCGCCGACCCCATCGTGATCGTGGACCAACGCGGCCAGGTACTCGACGCCAACGCCGCATGCGCCGCGCTCATCGGCGTTGACCGCGACGATCTGCGCCAACGGAGATTCACGGAATTCCTCGACGACGCGAAAGCGCTCATCAGGAGCCTGAAGCAGCACCGCTCGGGCAGGGACTTCGTGAACGTCGACCTCACCATACGCAACGCCCTTGGAGCGGTGATCGACTGCTTGATGACCGCCACCAGCCTGGGACCGCAAGGCGAGCACCGCAACGTGTTCCAGGCGGTGATCAAGGACATCACCGACCGCAAGCAGGAGCAGAAGCGGCTGGAGAAGCTCAACGCCGACCTCGATCGCCGGGTAACCGCTCGGACCTCGCAACTGCTCGAAGCGCTCGAGGACCTCGGCTCATTCTCCTACTCCGTGGCCCACGACCTGCGCTCACCGCTGAAGAACATCGCTGCCATGAGCGAAATGCTCAGGGCAACCGCCCTGAAAAATCCCGCACTCGACGATTGCGTTCCTTATGCTGACCGCATCGAGCGAGGCGCCAAGCGGATGATCCAATTGGTCGATGACCTTCTGCGGTTCTCGCAGACCAATACACGGGCGCTGGAACGGAAGGAGCTCGACCTGCGTCAACTCGTGCGCGAGGCTGTCACCGACACGGTGCCCGATGAACGCATGGGGCAGGTCAGCGTGAATGTGGAGCCGGGCGCCACGGCGCTGGCCGATGCGCCCATGCTCAAGGTGGCTTTGCACAACCTCCTCTCCAATGCGCTCAAATTCACCCGCAACAAAGAGCTCCCGTCCATAGCCATCGACCATTCCCAAGAGGCGGAACATGACCATATCGTGGTGCGCGACAATGGCGTCGGCTTCGATTCACGGCACAAGGAACAAGCATTCAGCGCGTTCAAGCGCCTGCACAAGGCTGACCAGTTCGAAGGGACCGGTGTTGGCCTGGCCATAGTCCAGCGCATCGTTGGCAAGCATGGCGGCGAGGTATGGGCCGAAAGCACCATTGGCCAGGGGACCTCCATCCACATCAAACTGCCGCGGTCCATGAGCCAGCAGCCCGGCTTGCCGTTCGTGAAAGTGGCCTGA
- a CDS encoding GHKL domain-containing protein → MKNLLISVASLLALQAAAKAESRIQAVRPGHGPIGSAIHVLSDSAGTLTPEQAFNSEGYSASFADVPNLGISDFTFWLRFKALNDSEESGLVMHLPHPELDDIQVFLDRGGKLVQIAHTGQMIGHGSRSDAEREYAFHIPTAPGEESDVLVRLQSRKQLQVPMLVQTESDFSAAKAKRNLFIGLYVGVMLVLALYNLFIFLSTRDRSYLLYVAYIAAVALTQLAFFGTGQFHLWGASNWLSTNASIILTLLTATAATEFMKSFLRTQVLVPRMHGAFRWFYASFALCLAIYLFVDPLIGYPLAQLISGIYAFFFLAVAIKVSRSGSRQGKYFLAAWLIFLLGTIAFVLKDVGVLPYNLITTNTMPLGSAIEGILLSFALADRINTLRREKDRSQAEALSMAQENEKLIREQNQVLEEKVHERTAALQESNEQLKRTQTQLVQSEKMSSLGQLTAGIAHEINNPINFISSNIGPLRRNVGEVMDAIRSYRSIPATDEAATALAAQRERDDRTGLDETITELDEIIHSMDEGARRTAEIVRGLRNFSRLDEDDLKPSDLNLGLRSTLAVLAPQYRDKVELRIEAGELPKVECFPGKINQVFMNVMNNAAQATLARQDGRPRQVTVTTAANEHEASVRISDTGVGMSNDVMARIFEPFFTTKPVGEGTGLGLAIVYGIISEHQGSIQVESQPGIGTTFIITLPLRQARVQEQAA, encoded by the coding sequence ATGAAGAATCTCCTCATTTCGGTCGCCAGCCTGCTCGCGCTGCAGGCGGCTGCAAAAGCTGAATCCCGGATTCAGGCCGTTCGCCCCGGTCATGGGCCCATCGGCAGCGCAATTCATGTGCTCAGCGACAGCGCTGGCACCTTGACTCCGGAACAGGCATTCAATAGCGAGGGCTATTCGGCTTCGTTCGCGGATGTTCCCAACCTGGGCATCAGCGACTTCACCTTCTGGCTTCGCTTCAAGGCGCTGAACGATTCGGAAGAGTCGGGCCTTGTCATGCACCTTCCTCATCCCGAGCTGGATGACATCCAGGTTTTCCTCGATCGCGGCGGGAAATTGGTGCAGATCGCCCATACCGGGCAGATGATCGGTCACGGCTCGCGCTCCGACGCGGAGAGAGAATATGCCTTCCACATCCCAACAGCGCCGGGGGAAGAGTCCGATGTGCTCGTTCGCTTGCAGAGCAGGAAGCAGCTGCAAGTCCCCATGCTCGTGCAAACAGAATCGGACTTCAGCGCAGCTAAGGCCAAGCGCAACCTCTTCATCGGGCTGTACGTCGGCGTGATGCTCGTCCTTGCCCTCTACAACCTCTTCATATTCCTCTCCACGCGTGACCGGTCCTACCTGCTATACGTGGCGTACATCGCCGCGGTGGCCTTGACCCAGCTCGCCTTCTTCGGCACAGGCCAGTTCCACCTCTGGGGGGCAAGCAACTGGCTGAGCACGAACGCTTCGATCATCCTGACGCTGCTCACCGCCACGGCCGCTACTGAATTCATGAAGTCCTTCCTGCGCACCCAGGTCCTGGTGCCTCGGATGCACGGCGCCTTCAGGTGGTTCTATGCGAGCTTCGCGCTCTGCCTTGCCATCTATCTCTTCGTCGACCCCCTGATCGGCTATCCGCTCGCCCAGCTGATCTCCGGCATCTATGCCTTCTTCTTCCTCGCTGTTGCGATCAAGGTCTCGCGCAGCGGATCTCGACAAGGCAAGTACTTCCTGGCTGCGTGGCTGATCTTCCTGCTAGGCACGATCGCATTCGTGCTGAAGGATGTCGGCGTTTTGCCTTACAACCTGATCACGACGAACACGATGCCGTTGGGATCGGCGATAGAAGGGATACTCCTCTCATTCGCTCTGGCTGATCGAATCAACACGCTTCGGCGCGAAAAGGACCGCTCCCAGGCAGAAGCCCTATCCATGGCCCAAGAGAACGAGAAGCTCATTCGTGAACAGAATCAGGTCCTGGAGGAGAAAGTGCATGAACGCACCGCCGCGCTGCAGGAGAGCAACGAACAGCTGAAGCGCACACAGACGCAATTGGTGCAGAGCGAGAAGATGTCGAGCCTCGGTCAGCTCACCGCCGGCATCGCGCACGAGATCAACAACCCGATCAACTTCATCAGCAGCAACATCGGGCCGTTACGGCGCAATGTGGGCGAAGTGATGGACGCCATCCGATCCTACCGGTCCATCCCCGCAACCGATGAGGCCGCAACAGCCCTTGCCGCGCAGCGAGAGCGCGACGACCGCACCGGCCTGGACGAGACCATCACCGAACTGGACGAGATCATCCACAGCATGGACGAGGGCGCGCGCCGCACAGCGGAAATCGTGCGCGGCCTGCGCAACTTCTCCAGGCTGGATGAAGACGACCTGAAGCCCAGCGACCTGAATCTTGGCCTTCGGAGCACCTTGGCCGTGCTCGCACCCCAGTACCGCGACAAGGTGGAATTGCGCATCGAGGCCGGAGAGCTCCCCAAAGTGGAGTGCTTCCCGGGCAAGATCAATCAGGTCTTCATGAACGTGATGAACAATGCCGCTCAAGCCACGCTTGCACGGCAGGACGGCAGGCCGAGGCAGGTCACCGTGACCACAGCAGCGAACGAGCATGAGGCCAGCGTGCGCATCAGCGATACCGGGGTCGGCATGTCCAATGATGTGATGGCCAGGATCTTCGAGCCGTTCTTCACCACGAAACCGGTTGGCGAGGGCACCGGCCTCGGGCTGGCCATCGTTTACGGGATCATCAGCGAGCACCAGGGCTCCATCCAAGTGGAGAGCCAGCCCGGCATTGGCACCACCTTCATCATCACCCTTCCGTTGCGCCAAGCGCGCGTGCAGGAGCAAGCCGCTTGA
- a CDS encoding ThiF family adenylyltransferase codes for MNTWLEGLRSASAADPDRIRPVFFRLANSSDQRGLEELLRRHSGITVHNQLNAQLRELLRARCPAVKWTEEDLEAAVIAHLNGCSPELYGCWVFYPWSNRLVHLLDEPEFAEVRTDRNRNKITTEEQAILATKRVGVIGLSVGQSVSLAMAMERSCGELRLADFDTLDLSNLNRIRSGVHHLGIRKTVNAAREIAEIDPYLMVTCYHEGITEENLDRFLTEGGKVDLLIEECDSVAVKIIARQRAKAHRIPVVMDTSDRGMIDVERFDLEPDRPILHGLVEHLDAPKGTEVNPELNRALSMALIDPAMLSARMRESLPLIGRNLSSWPQLASAVMMGGGAACDAARRILLGQLQSSGRWFVDAAELMKEQSFDAVDQQQSLT; via the coding sequence ATGAACACCTGGCTCGAAGGGCTGCGAAGCGCTTCAGCGGCGGACCCGGATCGTATTCGGCCCGTTTTCTTCCGCCTTGCGAACTCGTCTGACCAACGGGGGCTGGAAGAGCTGCTGAGGCGCCATTCGGGCATCACCGTGCACAATCAGCTGAACGCACAGTTGCGCGAGCTGCTGAGAGCTCGATGCCCGGCCGTGAAGTGGACTGAGGAAGATCTCGAGGCGGCGGTCATCGCTCACCTGAACGGCTGTTCACCCGAGCTTTATGGATGCTGGGTGTTCTACCCTTGGTCGAATCGCTTGGTCCATCTCCTCGACGAGCCTGAATTCGCCGAAGTAAGGACCGACCGTAACCGCAACAAGATCACCACGGAAGAACAAGCCATCCTTGCCACCAAGCGCGTAGGTGTCATCGGCCTAAGCGTAGGTCAGAGCGTTAGCCTGGCGATGGCGATGGAACGCAGCTGCGGGGAGCTCCGATTGGCCGACTTCGACACATTGGACCTCAGCAACCTGAACCGGATCCGCAGCGGAGTGCATCATCTCGGGATCCGCAAAACGGTGAACGCGGCGCGGGAGATCGCTGAGATCGACCCCTACCTCATGGTGACCTGCTACCATGAGGGCATCACTGAGGAGAACCTTGACCGTTTCCTCACCGAAGGCGGGAAGGTGGACCTGCTCATAGAGGAATGCGATAGCGTGGCGGTGAAGATCATCGCCCGGCAGCGTGCGAAAGCACACCGGATCCCGGTGGTGATGGACACCAGTGATCGGGGCATGATCGACGTGGAGCGCTTCGATCTGGAGCCGGACCGGCCGATACTGCATGGGTTGGTGGAGCATCTGGATGCGCCCAAGGGCACTGAGGTGAACCCGGAACTGAATCGGGCCCTGAGCATGGCCCTCATCGACCCAGCAATGCTCAGCGCGCGCATGCGCGAGTCCCTTCCGCTCATTGGCAGGAACTTGAGCAGCTGGCCTCAACTAGCATCAGCCGTAATGATGGGTGGAGGCGCTGCCTGCGACGCAGCGAGGCGAATACTGCTCGGCCAGCTTCAATCCAGCGGTCGCTGGTTCGTGGATGCTGCCGAACTCATGAAGGAGCAATCGTTCGACGCGGTCGATCAACAACAGAGCTTGACATGA
- a CDS encoding response regulator, with protein sequence MNALARDPTPHEMPVVLFVDDDAGNRQAFQAAFRQCMTVLLAADLHEAWMHLNSQRVHVLIADQRMPGLKGSELLTLAKERFPEVCRMLITAYSDLEAVIDAVNNGGVTKYFAKPWVHDQLVKAVQDAFTAIREEEAREAYLKRLEEANRQLEFALRQRLLS encoded by the coding sequence ATGAACGCCCTTGCTCGCGATCCGACCCCCCATGAAATGCCTGTGGTGCTCTTTGTGGATGATGACGCAGGCAACCGCCAAGCGTTCCAAGCCGCATTCAGGCAGTGCATGACGGTGCTGTTGGCAGCCGACCTGCATGAAGCGTGGATGCACTTGAATTCGCAGCGTGTTCACGTCTTGATCGCCGACCAGCGGATGCCGGGCCTCAAAGGGAGTGAGCTGCTCACATTGGCCAAGGAGCGGTTTCCAGAGGTGTGCCGCATGCTCATCACGGCCTACTCTGACCTCGAGGCGGTCATCGACGCCGTGAACAATGGCGGCGTTACCAAGTATTTCGCCAAGCCATGGGTGCATGATCAATTGGTGAAGGCCGTTCAGGACGCTTTCACGGCCATCCGCGAGGAAGAGGCGCGTGAGGCCTATCTGAAGCGACTTGAAGAAGCCAATCGGCAGCTTGAGTTCGCCCTGCGGCAACGACTGCTTTCCTGA
- a CDS encoding chitinase: MRLLLLPLGLACALDPGAVRAQQHDLVGYWHNWNDGSAPYLALSQIDDRYTVIDVAFAEPVPGTSHLMAFYPSGTPQSIFIAEVAALRAQGKKVLISIGGANASVHLDSDQERDEFVSSMLAILGTYGFNGIDIDLEGSSVAITGGTIGTPADATILRLINAINAIADAFEASTGAPMMLTMAPETAYVQGGQSAYGGIWGAYLPVIDALRDRIDILHVQLYNSGSMYGIDGGIYTQGTVDFIVSQTEAVLQGFGTVGGSFAPLPAEKVAIGLPACPSAAGGGYVSPAVLAAAVGYLRGAGPQPGQYQLLSAYPDLRGLMTWSINWDAAPGCAAAYEFADSYEEIFELSTSFNDAVVPIRAAIVEDGDLIVPDLVEQSALSLFDSMGRLCANMVLQGGRARLPSNLPPGIYTIVLTDSSVTPMRVLVP, encoded by the coding sequence ATGCGATTGCTCCTGCTTCCCTTAGGCCTTGCGTGCGCACTGGACCCTGGTGCCGTGCGTGCGCAGCAACATGACCTCGTCGGCTATTGGCATAATTGGAACGATGGCAGCGCTCCGTACTTGGCGCTCTCCCAGATTGACGACCGCTACACCGTGATTGACGTCGCCTTCGCTGAACCGGTACCAGGTACAAGCCACCTGATGGCCTTTTACCCTAGCGGAACGCCTCAATCGATTTTCATCGCCGAGGTGGCGGCCTTGCGTGCGCAGGGCAAGAAGGTGCTCATCAGCATTGGCGGCGCGAATGCCTCTGTGCATCTCGATTCAGACCAGGAACGGGATGAATTCGTGAGCAGCATGCTCGCAATCCTCGGCACCTATGGCTTCAATGGGATCGATATCGACCTGGAAGGCAGCTCAGTCGCCATCACTGGAGGCACAATCGGGACCCCTGCCGATGCCACCATCCTTCGTCTCATCAACGCCATCAATGCCATCGCTGATGCTTTTGAAGCATCGACCGGCGCTCCGATGATGCTCACGATGGCTCCCGAGACCGCGTACGTGCAAGGCGGCCAGAGCGCATACGGTGGGATCTGGGGAGCTTATCTGCCGGTGATCGATGCGCTCCGTGACAGAATCGACATCCTCCATGTGCAGCTGTACAACAGCGGAAGCATGTATGGCATCGATGGCGGAATCTACACGCAAGGCACCGTGGACTTCATCGTGAGCCAGACTGAGGCCGTGCTGCAAGGCTTCGGCACCGTAGGCGGTTCCTTCGCCCCGCTCCCTGCGGAGAAGGTCGCCATTGGCCTGCCTGCGTGCCCTTCTGCGGCGGGTGGCGGCTATGTGAGTCCTGCAGTGCTGGCAGCTGCAGTGGGTTACCTGCGCGGCGCCGGGCCTCAACCAGGGCAATACCAGCTCTTGTCCGCCTACCCCGACTTGCGCGGCTTGATGACCTGGAGCATCAATTGGGATGCTGCGCCGGGATGCGCAGCAGCATACGAGTTCGCGGACTCTTATGAAGAAATCTTCGAACTGAGCACGAGCTTCAATGATGCGGTAGTCCCGATCAGGGCCGCCATCGTCGAAGATGGCGATCTCATCGTTCCCGACCTCGTGGAGCAGAGCGCGCTCAGCCTTTTCGATTCCATGGGCAGGCTATGCGCCAATATGGTGCTGCAGGGCGGAAGGGCGAGATTGCCCTCGAACCTCCCACCGGGCATTTACACCATCGTGCTGACTGATTCCAGCGTGACGCCGATGCGTGTGCTCGTGCCTTGA
- the pyrR gene encoding bifunctional pyr operon transcriptional regulator/uracil phosphoribosyltransferase PyrR → MRPATLLASKAFGLTITRLCHQLIEDYGDLNGVALIGLQPRGVLLARRLRSELFSIIGKEFLAYGELDITFHRDDFRQRRTLPAPNATDISFDLDGRRVVLVDDVLYTGRTIRAGLDAMLAFGRPTSVSLLVLIDRRFSRELPIQPDYVGKWVDSIGDQRVTVAWREIEGQDRVLLHTSDAEIGTSVSKGSIADQ, encoded by the coding sequence ATGCGGCCGGCGACACTCTTGGCGAGCAAGGCCTTCGGCCTGACGATTACCCGGCTTTGCCATCAGCTGATTGAGGATTATGGTGACCTGAATGGGGTCGCCTTGATCGGCCTTCAGCCTCGCGGGGTGCTTTTGGCAAGAAGGCTCCGCTCCGAGTTGTTTTCCATCATCGGCAAGGAATTCTTGGCGTACGGAGAGCTCGACATCACGTTCCATCGTGATGATTTCAGGCAGCGCCGCACGCTGCCGGCTCCGAACGCGACGGACATTTCCTTCGATCTGGACGGCCGTCGCGTGGTGCTCGTGGACGATGTGCTCTACACAGGACGCACCATACGCGCCGGACTCGATGCGATGCTCGCTTTCGGACGGCCAACCAGCGTGAGCCTGTTGGTGCTCATCGACCGCCGGTTCAGCCGTGAGCTGCCTATTCAGCCTGATTACGTTGGCAAATGGGTGGATAGCATCGGCGACCAGCGGGTCACCGTGGCATGGAGGGAAATTGAAGGTCAGGATCGGGTCTTGCTGCACACTTCCGATGCGGAAATCGGAACCTCCGTTTCCAAGGGATCCATCGCTGACCAATGA